A stretch of DNA from Pseudomonadota bacterium:
GCCCATGGCCGACAATATCCTCGGGAGATTTTATCCGCAGGAGATAGCATAGAAGCCCTGTGTCAAGAAAGTATAGCTTGGGGCTTTTGATAATCCTCTTTGAAAAATTTTCATGATGCGGCTGCAGGAGATGTACAATAAAACCGGCCTGAAGAATTGATACCCATTGGCGCGCAGTGGTATGGGAAATACCACAATCAGAAGCAAGGGATGAGAGGCTGAGGAGTTGTCCGGAGCGGCCCGCGCAGAGCCGTATGAATCTTTGGAAGGTATCAAGATTGCCGATGTTTGAGACCTCTCTTACATCCCTTTCCACGTATGTTTGATAATATCCTGAAAGCCAGTCGTGAGCGTTGAGCCTCTTGTCATGGATCCGGGGATATAATCCCTGAAAAAGAATAGTTTCAAGGGCGAACGCCGGTTTTGTCTGTGCCGGTATCAGTGTGGTAATTCCTGAGGGATCGATATCAGGATTACCTGTTAATTCATTCAAGGCAAAAGGGAGGAGGTTCACAATGGCTGTTCTTCCTGCAAGGGTCTGGCTTATCTTCTCCATCATATGGAACTGCTGAGAACCTGTAAGGACAAAGCTGCCCGGTCTATCATCAGCGTCAACGATCCCCTGGATGTATGAGAGAATATTCGCGACTCTTTGAATTTCCTCGATAATTACCCCATCCGTAAAGCGTCTGAGGAAGCCTCTGGGGTCGGATATGGCAAACTCCCGTTCATCAGGATCTTCGAGATTGACATAGTCGTGCCCGCTGAAAACCATCCTCGCAAGCGTTGTTTTTCCTGATTGACGTGGACCAGTTATGGTGACAACCGGAAAATCCTTTCCAAGGACAGAGAGTTTTTTGGAAAGAGTCCTTTCTATCATATTGAAACAATAACTGATATCGGTCAGTATGTCAACATGAAAGTTACACTTTCAATTTGCCGATAAAGATTTTATTGCAGGTAGACTACTTTTCATGAAAATTATGTGCCAGTTTAATATGATAGAAAATAGCCAGAACATCCTTTAAATAATGTGACATATATATTTCTTTCATTAAACCTACTGTTAATATCGTGCAATAGTAGTTATTGATCACCGCCTCAAATATAATAAATACCGGTCAAGCTATTCAGAATCTTATATTGATAATTAAATTCTTATGATGATATATATTTATTACAAACTGATATGATGAGGGGTAAAAAGGATGCTTATCATCAACATTAAGGGATTAATTGAAAAGAAAAGCGCCATTGAAAGAAGAAGGATTACCTATAAGGCAATAGAGAATGAGACAGGGATGAAGGTGCTGACACTATCCCGGATAGCATCTAATCATGACTATAACATATCACGAAAAGATATCGAGAAGCTGCTTCTTTACTTTAGATGCCAGCCGAATGAGTTAATGACATTGATACCTGAGGAGTAGATAAAAGGCTACTTTACATTAGGCATTATAAGTGCAGTTGTTTTATACAACTGCACTTGTCCTGACAATGGAAGCAAATTTCTTAAGGTCTTCTTCTTTTAACTAAAATAAATTGAGATCATTATGCCTGATGAATCTATAAATGTTGCATC
This window harbors:
- a CDS encoding ATP-binding protein, giving the protein MIERTLSKKLSVLGKDFPVVTITGPRQSGKTTLARMVFSGHDYVNLEDPDEREFAISDPRGFLRRFTDGVIIEEIQRVANILSYIQGIVDADDRPGSFVLTGSQQFHMMEKISQTLAGRTAIVNLLPFALNELTGNPDIDPSGITTLIPAQTKPAFALETILFQGLYPRIHDKRLNAHDWLSGYYQTYVERDVREVSNIGNLDTFQRFIRLCAGRSGQLLSLSSLASDCGISHTTARQWVSILQAGFIVHLLQPHHENFSKRIIKSPKLYFLDTGLLCYLLRIKSPEDIVGHGLRGAIFETFVVAEMYKAFCHRGERPPLYFWRDRTGHEVDLVIDNGETLIPVEIKSGETVNNSFFDGLRYFTSLRPSIMRDGILIYGGEQYYKRENFVVHPWYGCV
- a CDS encoding helix-turn-helix transcriptional regulator, giving the protein MLIINIKGLIEKKSAIERRRITYKAIENETGMKVLTLSRIASNHDYNISRKDIEKLLLYFRCQPNELMTLIPEE